From a single Scomber japonicus isolate fScoJap1 chromosome 12, fScoJap1.pri, whole genome shotgun sequence genomic region:
- the adcyap1b gene encoding adenylate cyclase activating polypeptide 1b isoform X1, producing MASSSKATLILLIYGILMHYSVFCTPIGLSYPKIRLENDAFDEDGNSLSDMGFDSDQIAIRSPPSLNDDAYTLYYPPEKRPERHAEEELDRALREILGQLTARHYLHSLMTIRAGDDSSMEEESEPLSKRHSDGIFTDSYSRYRKQMAVQKYLAAVLGRRYRQRVRNKGRRLAYL from the exons ATGGCCAGTTCGAGTAAAGCGACTTTAATCTTGCTCATCTACGGAATCTTAATGCACTACAGCGTCTTCTGCACACCTATCGGACTAAGTTACCCTAAGATTAG acttGAAAACGACGCCTTCGATGAGGATGGGAATTCATTATCCGACATGGGTTTTGATAGCGACCAAATTGCTATACGAAGCCCGCCATCCTTAAACGACGACGCGTACACTCTTTACTACCCACCAGAGAAGAG ACCAGAAAGGCATGCTGAGGAAGAATTAGATAGAGCCTTGAGGGAGATCCTGGGTCAGTTAACAGCGAGACATTATCTGCATTCTCTGATGACAATTCGTGCAGG TGATGACAGCAGCATGGAGGAAGAGTCAGAGCCCTTATCCAAAAGACATTCAGATGGGATCTTCACCGACAGCTACAGTCGCTATAGAAAGCAGATGGCCGTGCAGAAATACCTGGCAGCGGTTCTTGGAAGAAGGTACAGACAGAGAGTTAGGAACAAAGGACGCCGACTTGCCTATTTGTAG
- the adcyap1b gene encoding adenylate cyclase activating polypeptide 1b isoform X2 — MASSSKATLILLIYGILMHYSVFCTPIGLSYPKIRLENDAFDEDGNSLSDMGFDSDQIAIRSPPSLNDDAYTLYYPPEKSDDSSMEEESEPLSKRHSDGIFTDSYSRYRKQMAVQKYLAAVLGRRYRQRVRNKGRRLAYL; from the exons ATGGCCAGTTCGAGTAAAGCGACTTTAATCTTGCTCATCTACGGAATCTTAATGCACTACAGCGTCTTCTGCACACCTATCGGACTAAGTTACCCTAAGATTAG acttGAAAACGACGCCTTCGATGAGGATGGGAATTCATTATCCGACATGGGTTTTGATAGCGACCAAATTGCTATACGAAGCCCGCCATCCTTAAACGACGACGCGTACACTCTTTACTACCCACCAGAGAAGAG TGATGACAGCAGCATGGAGGAAGAGTCAGAGCCCTTATCCAAAAGACATTCAGATGGGATCTTCACCGACAGCTACAGTCGCTATAGAAAGCAGATGGCCGTGCAGAAATACCTGGCAGCGGTTCTTGGAAGAAGGTACAGACAGAGAGTTAGGAACAAAGGACGCCGACTTGCCTATTTGTAG
- the yes1 gene encoding tyrosine-protein kinase yes, producing MGCVRSKEDKSPALKYRPDNPNATPVNSHLGHYGPDPTLMGHSPAMKTHNNSYNSHAASLTPFGGASSIMTPFGGASTSFTSVAVSSPFPGVITGGVTFFVALYDYEARTSDDLSFKKGDRFQIINNTEGDWWEARSINTGQKGYIPSNYVAPADSIQAEEWYFGKMGRKDAERLLLLPGNQRGTFLARESETTKGAYSLSIRDWDEVKGDNVKHYKIRKLDNGGYYITTRAQFETLQKLVKHYTEHADGLCYRLTTVCPTVKPQTQGLAKDAWEIPRESLRLEVKLGQGCFGEVWMGTWNGTTKVAIKTLKPGTMSPEAFLQEAQIMKKLRHDKLVPLYAVVSEEPIYIVTEFMGKGSLLDFLKEGDGKYLKLPQLVDMAAQIADGMAFIERMNYIHRDLRAANILVADNLVCKIADFGLARLIEDNEYTARQGAKFPIKWTAPEAALYGRFTIKSDVWSFGILLTELVTKGRVPYPGMVNREVLEQVERGYRMPCPQGCPESLHEMMRHCWKKEPDERPTFEYIQSFLEDYFTATEPQYQPGDNL from the exons ATGGGTTGCGTCAGGAGCAAAGAGGACAAGAGCCCGGCGCTGAAGTACCGACCCGATAACCCGAATGCAACACCGGTAAACTCCCACCTGGGCCACTACGGGCCTGACCCCACCCTGATGGGTCATTCTCCAGCAATGAAGACACACAACAACAGCTACAACAGCCATGCCGCCTCACTCACGCCTTTTGGTGGGGCGTCTTCAATCATGACGCCCTTCGGTGGGGCGTCCACCTCCTTCACTTCAGTGGCTGTGAGCAGTCCTTTCCCGGGCGTCATCACAG GTGGTGTAACATTTTTTGTAGCGCTGTATGACTACGAAGCGAGGACGTCAGACGATCTGTCGTTTAAAAAAGGGGATCGCTTTCAGATTATCAACAACAC gGAAGGCGACTGGTGGGAGGCTCGCTCCATTAACACCGGACAGAAAGGTTACATCCCCAGTAACTACGTGGCCCCAGCTGACTCCATACAGGCTGAAGA ATGGTACTTTGGTAAAATGGGCCGCAAAGATGCTGAGCGTCTCTTATTGCTTCCAGGAAACCAGCGGGGCACTTTCTTGGCACGAGAAAGTGAGACGACCAAAG GGGCCTACTCTCTGTCTATCCGGGACTGGGATGAGGTAAAGGGAGACAACGTCAAACACTACAAAATCCGTAAGCTGGATAACGGTGGTTATTACATCACCACTCGGGCCCAGTTTGAGACACTACAGAAGCTGGTGAAACACTACACAG AACATGCCGATGGTCTGTGCTACAGGCTGACGACCGTGTGCCCCACGGTGAAGCCTCAGACTCAGGGACTAGCTAAGGATGCCTGGGAAATTCCCAGAGAGTCCCTTCGACTGGAGGTCAAACTGGGCCAGGGCTGCTTTGGTGAAGTCTGGATGG gcACATGGAATGGCACTACTAAGGTGGCGATTAAGACCCTGAAGCCAGGCACCATGTCCCCAGAGGCTTTCCTGCAGGAGGCTCAGATCATGAAGAAACTCCGACATGACAAACTGGTACCTCTCTACGCTGTGGTGTCTGAGGAGCCCATCTACATCGTCACGGAGTTCATGGGCAAAG GGAGTTTGCTGGACTTCCTTAAGGAGGGAGACGGGAAATATCTGAAGCTCCCTCAGCTGGTGGATATGGCTGCACAG ATTGCAGACGGCATGGCCTTCATTGAGAGGATGAACTACATCCACAGGGATCTGAGAGCTGCCAACATTCTGGTGGCTGATAACCTGGTGTGTAAAATAGCCGACTTCGGCCTGGCTCGGCTCATCGAGGACAACGAGTACACTGCCAGACAAG GTGCTAAATTCCCCATCAAGTGGACAGCCCCTGAAGCTGCTCTTTACGGCCGCTTCACTATCAAATCAGATGTCTGGTCGTTTGGTATACTACTGACTGAACTAGTGACCAAGGGCAGAGTACCATATCCAG GTATGGTGAACCGGGAGGTACTTGAGCAGGTAGAACGAGGATACCGCATGCCTTGCCCGCAGGGCTGCCCTGAGTCTCTCCATGAGATGATGAGGCACTGCTGGAAAAAGGAGCCAGACGAGAGGCCAACATTCGAGTACATCCAGTCCTTTTTGGAAGACTACTTCACAGCCACAGAGCCACAGTACCAGCCGGGGGACAACCTCTAG
- the clul1 gene encoding clusterin-like protein 1 codes for MKLLLSLAVLVVTLGVLNSTPDAEPISEDTLTQLSLDGEKLVDEEVRRALYGVKQMKEVMWRNEQKHEHLMKSLQHSNEKRKGAAQLAKDVTEKLEEAEEQCKDSLQSEWEECRPCLEDACKTFYTSTCRRGFATFRAKVENFFHRVSTRFGPREPRTDAGDILVNQGSDNPDTEVVRIEDSFNRLISRVGTLVNRSIALVSRMSDRLDKVLQKAFLNDTDVLMEEISSDPFYPARDSGFLQGVGVEEVMDSFFDFGKSVVEEFGAVVTQVFDDLNEAVEEEKKKERSFPRFLQNRKLCRDLRKQTSECWQLQNRCEACQGALLTECPSVRELHMELDEVSQLLDVSKEQYDEILSIVQRHTDETINWLSNMATEFSWVTQTGSNSSTPENIFRITMVAPKSHEENLSATETKVQVNILNSPALILSVPGELELQDPAFIQYVAQEALDKYKEMTR; via the exons ATGAAGCTCCTGCTCAGTTTGGCTGTGTTGGTGGTGACTTTGGGTGTCCTCAATTCTACCCCTGACGCCGAACCCATCTCAGAGGACACCTTAACAC agtTGTCTCTGGATGGCGAGAAACTGGTGGACGAGGAGGTGAGGAGAGCTCTGTATGGGGTGAAACAGATGAAGGAGGTGATGTGGAGGAATGAGCAAAAGCATGAGCACCTCATGAAGTCCCTCCAGCATAgcaatgaaaagagaaag ggggcagcccAACTAGCTAAAGATGTGACAGAGAAgctggaggaggcagaggagcagTGTAAAGACTCCCTGCAGTCTGAGTGGGAGGAGTGCAGACCCTGTCTGGAGGATGCTTGTAAAACCTTCTACACCTCCACCTGCCGCAGGGGCTTTGCCACTTTCCGTGCCAAG GTGGAGAACTTCTTCCACAGGGTGTCCACACGCTTTGGCCCCCGTGAACCTCGCACTGATGCAGGGGACATCTTGGTGAACCAGGGCTCCGACAACCCTGACACCGAGGTTGTCCGCATTGAGGACTCCTTCAACCGCCTGATCAGCAGGGTGGGCACACTCGTGAACCGCAGCATTGCCCTAGTGTCCAGGATGAGTGACAGGCTTGACAAGGTGCTCCAAAAGGCCTTCCTGAACGACACTGATGTCCTGATGGAAGAAATCAGCTCTGATCCTTTTTACCCAGCCCGCGACTCAGGTTTCCTGCAGGGTGTGGGCGTGGAAGAGGTGATGGACTCCTTCTTTGACTTTGGCAAGAGCGTGGTGGAGGAGTTTGGAGCTGTGGTGACCCAGGTGTTCGATGACCTCAATGAggcagtggaggaggagaagaagaaag AGAGAAGTTTCCCCCGTTTTCTGCAGAACAGGAAGCTGTGCAGAGACCTTCGCAAACAGACCTCAGAGTGCTGGCAGCTACAGAACCGGTGTGAGGCCTGTCAGGGAGCCCTGCTCACAG AGTGCCCCAGTGTGCGTGAGCTGCATATGGAGCTGGATGAGGTTTCCCAGCTGCTGGATGTGTCCAAAGAGCAGTATGATGAGATCTTGTCTATTGTCCAACGCCACACTGATGAAACCATCAACTGGCTCAGCAATATGGCTACTGAGTTCAGCTGGGTGACTCAGACTGGGAGCAACAGCAGCACACCTGAAAACATCTTCCGTATCACCATG GTGGCGCCAAAGAGCCATGAAGAGAATCTATCTGCCACTGAGACTAAGGTGCAGGTAAACATCCTCAACTCTCCTGCACTTATCCTCTCTGTTCCTGGGGAACTGGAGCTCCAGGACCCAGCCTTCATCCAGTATGTGGCCCAGGAAGCTCTGGACAAATACAAAGAGATGACCAGGTGa